From one Populus alba chromosome 17, ASM523922v2, whole genome shotgun sequence genomic stretch:
- the LOC118029163 gene encoding homeobox-leucine zipper protein HAT7: MNERSFAPSDHHHHMAFPPHHGFMFHSHEDNDHHPSPSSLNSLPSCPPQLFPGGGGQFLMKRSMSFSGMEKCEEVGHGEDDLSDDGSQIGEKKKRLNLEQVKALEKSFELGNKLEPERKMQLAKALGLQPRQIAIWFQNRRARWKTKQLEKDYDVLKKQFDALKADNDALQAQNKKLHAELLSLKGRESNEVNLKKETEGSWSNGSENSCDVNLDISRNPAASSPVSSQLTTKHLFSAPIRPATITQLLQGSSRSDLQCLKVDQLIHQDENFCSMFNGIEEQQGFWPWPEQQHATFSLNQAQFSNN, from the exons aTGAATGAAAGATCTTTTGCGCCGagtgatcatcatcatcatatggCATTTCCTCCCCATCACGGTTTTATGTTCCATTCCCATGAAGACAATGACCACCATCCCTCTCCTTCTTCTCTCAACTCTCTTCCCTCCTGCCCTCCTCAGCTTTTTcccg GAGGTGGAGGGCAGTTCTTGATGAAGAGATCGATGTCGTTTTCTGGAATGGAAAAGTGTGAAGAAGTAGGGCATGGAGAAGATGACTTGTCTGATGATGGATCACAGATAggggagaaaaagaagaggCTCAACTTGGAGCAAGTTAAGGCACTTGAGAAGAGCTTTGAGTTAGGAAACAAGCTTGAACCTGAGAGGAAAATGCAGCTGGCCAAGGCTTTGGGTTTGCAGCCAAGGCAGATAGCTATTTGGTTTCAAAACAGGAGGGCTAGATGGAAGACTAAGCAGTTGGAGAAAGACTATGATGTCTTAAAGAAACAGTTTGATGCACTTAAGGCTGATAATGATGCCCTTCAAGCCCAGAACAAGAAACTTCATGCAGAG CTACTGTCTCTAAAAGGTAGAGAATCAAATGAAGTTAACCTCAAGAAAGAAACTGAGGGTTCTTGGAGCAATGGAAGTGAGAACAGTTGTGATGTCAACTTAGATATCTCAAGAAATCCAGCAGCATCAAGTCCCGTATCATCCCAGCTAACCACTAAACATCTCTTCTCCGCACCCATCAGGCCTGCAACCATCACTCAACTTCTCCAAGGTTCATCAAGATCAGACCTTCAATGTTTGAAGGTTGATCAGTTGATTCATCAAGATGAAAACTTCTGCAGCATGTTCAATGGCATAGAGGAGCAGCAAGGATTTTGGCCATGGCCTGAGCAGCAGCATGCTACATTTTCATTGAACCAAGCTCAGTTCTCCAACAATTAG
- the LOC118029162 gene encoding DExH-box ATP-dependent RNA helicase DExH18, mitochondrial, with amino-acid sequence MAGGPFTTLFRIYASRNNVHSARVLLSNQNFRSMRQFNNWVLETHQFSTSFDVPCRQFSTSLVDIIHSHSPLKNPQFTIFNPADARPFSSSVDDEDGNRVKLNENKSLDSVENGGLEGVDENSVGAGDANESCVCDSMVIEEKQSDDVEGGNNIVGKKNLAFRDPVELYRELLTAEKNDNLKRSDWDTLQEIFSCFSKSGWAANQALGIYIGKSFFHTAVNRFRNFFFKKCSAELAMHLVSLGASDKAVRFLFPIFVEYCIEEFPDEIKRFRNMISSADLTKPHTWFPFARAMKRKIIYHCGPTNSGKTYNALQKFMEAKKGIYCSPLRLLAMEVFDKVNALGVYCSLYTGQEKKHVPFSNHIACTVEMVSTEELYDVAVIDEIQMMADSCRGYAWTRALLGLKADEIHLCGDPSVLDIVKKICSETGDELYEQHYERFKPLVVEAKTLLGDLKNVRSGDCIVAFSRREIFEVKMAIEKHTNHRCCVIYGALPPETRRQQANLFNDQDNEYDVLVASDAVGMGLNLNIRRVVFNSLSKYNGDKIVPVPPSQVKQIAGRAGRRGSRYPDGLTTTLQLEDLDYLIDCLKQPFENVNKVGLFPFFEQVELFAGQLPDISFAHLLEKFGENCRLDGSYFLCRHDHIKKVANMLEKVQGLSLEDRFNFCFAPVNFRDPKAMYHLHRFAAQYSIKVPVSIAMGMPKGSARNDAELQDLETKHQVLSVYLWLSQHFKKEIFPYKKKAEEMAIDIADLLGQSLIKACWKPESRQGGNPRPQQKEDGHERHKGDGYRRPNSLVKIYEKKRQEKELQQGHSQKVVV; translated from the exons ATGGCTGGAGGCCCTTTTACCACACTGTTTAGAATCTATGCATCAAGAAACAATGTTCACAGTGCTAGAGTATTGctttcaaatcaaaatttccGTTCTATGAGACAATTTAACAACTGGGTTTTAGAAACTCATCAGTTTAGTACCTCTTTTGATGTTCCTTGCCGGCAGTTTTCAACTAGTTTAGTAGACATCATTCATTCTCACTCCCCTTTAAAGAACCCACAATTTACCATTTTTAATCCTGCTGATGCAAGGCCGTTTTCTTCATCTGTCGATGATGAGGATGGTAATAGAGTgaaattgaatgagaataaaagtTTGGATTCTGTAGAGAATGGTGGTCTTGAAGGTGTTGATGAGAATAGTGTTGGTGCGGGTGATGCTAACGAGAGTTGTGTTTGTGATTCTATGGTTATTGAAGAGAAACAAAGTGATGATGTTGAGGGTGGGAATAATATCGTGGGGAAAAAGAATCTGGCATTTCGTGACCCTGTAGAGTTGTATCGGGAGCTTCTTACTGCTGAAAAGAATGATAATTTGAAGCGATCGGATTGGGATACTTTACAAGAGATattctcttgtttttcaaaatcgGGCTGGGCAGCTAATCAGGCTCTTGGCATTTATATTGGCAAGTCATTTTTCCATACTGCTGTCAACCGGTTCAGGAACTTTTTCTTTAAGAAATGTTCTGCTGAGCTTGCTATGCACTTGGTGTCACTAGGTGCATCGGATAAGGCTGTTAGGTTCCTTTTCCCAATATTTGTCGAGTATTGTATAGAAGAGTTTCCTGATGAGATCAAGCGGTTTCGGAATATGATTTCCTCAGCAGATCTTACAAAGCCACACACATGGTTCCCTTTTGCACGAGCAATGAAACGAAAGATCATATATCATTGTGGTCCAACAAACAGTGGTAAAACTTATAATGCATTGCAAAAATTTATGGAAGCAAAGAAGGGTATTTATTGCAGTCCACTCAGGCTGTTAGCCATGGAAGTTTTTGACAAGGTCAATGCTCTTGGGGTTTACTGTAGTCTCTATACTGGGCAAGAGAAGAAACACGTGCCATTTTCCAATCATATTGCTTGTACTGTGGAAATGGTGTCAACTGAGGAACTGTATGATGTGGCTGTTATTGATGAGATCCAGATGATGGCTGATTCATGTAGAGGCTATGCATGGACGAGAGCATTACTTGGTTTGAAGGCTGATGAAATTCATTTGTGTGGAGATCCTAGTGTTCTGGATATTGTTAAAAAGATCTGTTCAGAAACTGGAGATGAATTGTATGAACAACATTATGAGAGATTCAAACCGTTAGTGGTTGAAGCCAAAACTCTGTTGGGAGATCTTAAAAATGTACGGTCTGGGGATTGTATTGTTGCATTTTCAAGAAGAGAGATATTCGAGGTGAAAATGGCAATTGAAAAACACACCAATCATCGTTGTTGTGTTATTTATGGGGCCTTACCACCAGAGACTCGTAGGCAGCAAGCTAATTTGTTCAATGATCAGGATAACGAGTATGATGTGCTGGTTGCAAGTGATGCTGTGGGGATGGGTTTGAATCTCAACATTAGAAGAGTAGTTTTTAATAGCCTTTCAAAGTACAATGGTGACAAGATTGTTCCAGTACCACCATCACAGGTGAAGCAGATTGCTGGAAGAGCTGGTAGAAGAGGAAGTCGTTATCCAGATGGACTCACAACCACCTTGCAATTAGAGGATTTGGATTACTTGATTGATTGTTTGAAGCAACCTTTTGAGAATGTCAACAAAGTGGGTCTCTTCCCTTTCTTTGAGCAGGTTGAATTGTTTGCTGGACAACTGCCAGATATTAGCTTTGCTCATTTGCTTGAGAAGTTTGGTGAAAATTGCCGTCTTGATGGCTCATACTTCTTGTGTCGGCATGATCATATAAAGAAGGTGGCAAATATGTTGGAGAAAGTTCAGGGATTATCTTTGGAAGACCGTTTCAACTTTTGCTTCGCTCCAGTTAATTTCAGAGACCCAAAAGCAATGTACCATCTTCATAGGTTTGCTGCACAGTATAGCATAAAGGTTCCTGTTAGTATAGCAATGGGCATGCCAAAGGGATCTGCTCGGAATGATGCAGAACTCCAAGATCTTGAGACTAAACATCAAGTTTTATCCGTGTATCTATGGTTGTCCCAGcacttcaaaaaagaaatttttccATATAAGAAAAAGGCTGAGGAAATGGCAATAGATATCGCTGATTTATTGGGCCAATCTCTCATCAAGGCTTGCTGGAAACCAGAATCAAGGCAGGGAGGGAATCCAAGGCCTCAACAGAAGGAAGATGGTCATGAGAGGCACAAAGGAGATGGTTACAGGAGGCCTAACTCACTTGTCAAGATTTATGAAAA GAAAAGGCAAGAAAAAGAGTTGCAGCAGGGGCATTCACAGAAGGTCGTTGTATAG
- the LOC118029161 gene encoding protein FEZ-like — MEEKNDVDKIDDVMLPGFRFHPTDEELVGFYLKRKIQQRSLPIELIKQVDIYKYDPWDLPKLATTGEKEWYFYCPRDRKYRNSARPNRVTGAGFWKATGTDRPIYSSDGTRCIGLKKSLVFYRGRAAKGMKTDWMMHEFRLPSLAEPPPPPKKLLDKSLPPNDAWAICRIFKKTNSMAQRALSHSWVSPVLPETTSSDFFVQGAHCTQFSSENMSCTTEIGSNFHLGSNNDFQQASPASLSVLDLPSYRPINPIVHTSYIFPVSNGDLPSNFLFSPLENSGPIKSTDDAPSMLLNPALMGEGAKTSESTEYEGSQQQFNGFSINLLQEMQGDMGTGDETGLRKNPSSIQDNNLLGTLRSIGFPFSLPSNLPDAWKPNLPWDSPSCPSEMSTTYSTNKCHT, encoded by the exons atggaagagaagaatgATGTAGATAAGATTGATGATGTGATGTTGCCTGGTTTTCGGTTTCATCCAACCGATGAAGAGCTTGTTGGGTTCTACCTCAAAAGAAAGATACAGCAGCGATCTCTTCCTATTGAGCTGATCAAGCAAgttgatatttataaatatgatCCTTGGGATCTTCCAA AGCTGGCGACTACAGGAGAGAAAGAGTGGTACTTTTACTGCCCAAGGGACCGTAAGTACAGGAACAGTGCAAGGCCAAATAGAGTTACTGGAGCTGGGTTTTGGAAGGCGACCGGAACAGACCGTCCTATTTACTCCTCTGATGGCACCAGGTGCATAGGCTTGAAGAAGTCCCTGGTGTTCTACAGAGGTAGAGCTGCTAAAGGGATGAAAACTGACTGGATGATGCACGAATTCCGGCTTCCTTCTCTTGCtgaaccaccaccaccaccaaagaAGCTCCTAGACAAAAGCCTTCCTCCAAAC GATGCATGGGCTATTTGTAGGATATTCAAGAAAACCAACTCCATGGCTCAAAGAGCTCTTTCTCACTCTTGGGTCTCTCCAGTATTACCAGAGACTACTTCTTCAGATTTCTTCGTCCAAGGGGCACACTGCACTCAGTTCAGTTCAGAGAACATGTCATGCACAACTGAAATAGGATCAAATTTCCATTTAGGCTCCAATAATGACTTCCAGCAGGCCTCTCCTGCTAGTCTCTCTGTTTTAGACCTCCCCTCTTACAGGCCTATTAATCCTATAGTCCACACATCATATATATTCCCTGTATCGAACGGTGATCTTCCCAGCAACTTCTTGTTTTCACCCCTCGAGAATTCGGGTCCCATCAAGTCTACAGACGATGCTCCTTCCATGCTATTGAATCCTGCATTGATGGGTGAAGGTGCTAAAACTTCTGAGAGCACAGAATATGAAGGGTCACAACAGCAGTTCAATGGATTCTCCATCAATTTGCTCCAAGAAATGCAAGGTGATATGGGCACAGGAGACGAGACAGGTTTGAGAAAGAATCCAAGTTCAATTCAAGATAATAACCTTTTGGGGACTCTCCGGTCCATCGGATTCCCCTTCAGCTTGCCTTCAAACCTGCCTGATGCATGGAAGCCTAACCTGCCATGGGATTCACCATCCTGCCCCAGCGAGATGTCCACCACTTATTCCACAAACAAATGCCATACTTGA